Proteins from a single region of Arctopsyche grandis isolate Sample6627 chromosome 1, ASM5162203v2, whole genome shotgun sequence:
- the LOC143910349 gene encoding acyl-coenzyme A thioesterase 9, mitochondrial-like, with translation MMRVVSLLRVGAKATSTPLNIPASASSSSLNHLLNNYSEFPPRNHLIYNKRSFSTTGKLNILGNSNVEATIPNIGLVKEKLQKIMGLAKGYSPLLPSRGHLAQYLPTQQDELPSRTMQDSFSSTIIPLSTDIDLQEKYSTFLGQVRLGRLMEDMDTFAAWVAHNHIYNPKLPADTPTPYVIVTVLVDQIDFTDVIPKPDADIRLSGHASWVGRSSIETVVWLEQKIHDKWTKITRALFLMAARNPTNSKAAIVNSLVPANEEEQKILEGGESRKRRRQNATAKSLLKVIPDQEEQAVIHDLFLKTLDARDPSFRASHLPPGAIWMKAAQMDNLVFSHPEDRNLHQKVFGGFLMRQAFELSWVCGWVFSKQRPTLMHISDIMFHKSVDVSSLIKMRAQIVYTELHCMQIVVNAEVFDAKTGAVSTTNVFHYTYKINDVAPQVIPKSYHESMLYLDGKRHFQRVMGLK, from the exons gaatcatttaatttacaacAAGAGAAGCTTTTCTACCACTGGCAAGTTAAACATACTAGGAAACTCCAATGTCGAAGCTACGATTCCCAATATAGGCTTAG TTAAAGAGAAACTACAGAAGATAATGGGTTTGGCAAAAGGATACTCGCCCCTTCTCCCATCTAGAGGACACTTGGCACAATATTTGCCGACTCAACAAGACGAACTTCCTTCTCGAACCATGCAAGACAGTTTCTCATCGACGATCATACCATTGTCAACAGACATCGATTTGCAAGAGAAATACTCTACATTTTTGGGACAAGTTCGACTGGGAAGATTAATGGAAGATATGGACACATTTGCCG CTTGGGTGGCCCACAATCATATCTACAATCCGAAATTACCTGCAGATACTCCGACTCCATACGTAATTGTAACTGTTTTAGTGGATCAAATAGATTTTACAGATGTAATACCTAAA CCAGATGCTGATATCCGACTTTCCGGACACGCATCGTGGGTCGGGCGATCTTCTATTGAAACTGTCGTGTGGTTGGAACAAAAAATTCACGATAAATGGACAAAAATCACCCGAGCGCTGTTTCTGATGGCTGCAAGGAATCCCACGAACTCAAAAGCAGCTATTGTTAACAGTTTAGTTCCAGCTAATGAAGAGGAGCAAAAAATATTGGAGGGTGGTGAAt CTCGGAAAAGAAGACGGCAAAATGCAACTGCGAAATCTTTGTTGAAAGTAATACCGGATCAAGAAGAGCAAGCAGTTATACACGATTTGTTTTTGAAAACCTTGGATGCCCGCGATCCTTCCTTTAGAGCCAG TCATTTACCTCCTGGTGCAATTTGGATGAAAGCTGCTCAAATGGACAATCTTGTATTTTCTCATCCCGAAGATCGAAATCTCCACCAAAAAGTTTTCGGTGGATTTTTAATGCGTCAAGCTTTTGAATTGAGCTGGGTTTGTGGATGGGTTTTCAG TAAACAACGACCCACACTGATGCATATCAGTGACATAATGTTTCACAAATCTGTCGATGTTTCTTCTCTCATCAAAATGCGTGCTCAAATTGTCTACACCGAG TTACACTGCATGCAAATTGTTGTGAATGCTGAAGTTTTTGATGCGAAAACAGGTGCCGTTTCTACGACTAATGTCTTTCATTAtacttataaaattaatgatgtaGCTCCTCAG gttaTTCCCAAGAGTTACCATGAATCCATGTTGTATTTGGATGGAAAGCGTCATTTCCAACGGGTTAtgggattaaaataa
- the vimar gene encoding visceral mesodermal armadillo-repeats, with amino-acid sequence MENKTSPVHIEFIELLSKQQTEEINTKIKSILESIISEGAAYAHDVIDPLTLLLKRNDIDIQRMTAQAIAEICKCEKKRTSYAHADIIKPLLSFLNKPIDNSNAELMKQACRGLGNVCFDSHVGRDLVLNSSGIQIVVDMLPKTLQCNDPRLTTQCHSVRLFTCKLLSILMFGGSDYIQPALDVDFMDKIHDVIQYEFTSPDGDDNRLNSALLVVSVVTEYNRSLVVKDEFTLMIVDILKTIKNIDISEVCLEYLHYQAEHDEVKTVLAKAAVPQILWSLLQQHRALAVDEETRELMKLACDLIALILTGDESMNILYADGSGEFYLSMIDSLSSDDVELAITSILAIGNFARTDTHCMHMMDTGVFVKLMSILLLHKSHEDDIRLQHVVLSSLRNLVIPQRNKSLAIKHGILPLLIEMVPNVNQYYVVFKLVATLRMLVDGQENVAKDLLSVDVLKRVSVWGAQSEHAGVSGEASRLLARMVRQLQSQESLTSIVKVDGCVACLVNMLAASHIIMQNEAMIALTILCATIFRDSTEAHQNNNEESRKRSEHISICDQDETRNILIDGILKAELAKQLNIMLERNRLKVQPEIVENICKFISLLMMHEPLKEQMSQLKVQESMQTLLTENDQLSESLKNSISDLIAKLDMTGCESLQ; translated from the exons atggaAA ATAAAACAAGCCCAGTTCACATAGAATTCATAGAATTACTATCGAAGCAACAAACCGAAGAAATTAATACCAAGATTAAGAGTATCCTTGAGTCGATAATATCAGAAGGAGCCGCTTACGCCCATGACGTTATTGATCCGCTGACACTTCTCCTCAAAAGAAACGACATTGACATACAACGCATGACGGCTCAGGCGATTGCCGAAATTTGCAAATGTGAAAAGAAGCGTACATCGTACGCACACGCCGATATTATAAAACCACTGTTATCATTTCTGAACAAACCTATAGACAATTCGAACGCCGAGCTGATGAAACAAGCCTGCAGAGGCTTGGGGAATGTATGCTTTGACAGCCACGTGGGCAGAGATCTAGTTTTGAACTCTTCTGGCATTCAGATCGTCGTTGACATGCTCCCAAAGACCCTGCAATGTAACGATCCCCGTTTGACCACGCAATGTCACAGTGTGAGGCTTTTCACTTGTAAACTCTTGTCTATTCTGATGTTCGGTGGTTCTGATTACATACAGCCTGCTTTAGACGTCGATTTTATGGATAAGATACATGATGTAATCCAGTACGAATTCACATCGCCCGACGGCGATGATAACCGTTTAAATTCGGCACTCTTGGTTGTCAGTGTCGTCACTGAATATAATAGATCACTCGTTGTAAAGGATGAATTCACACTTATGATTGTCGATATACTTAAGACgattaaaaatattgacatatCTGAGGTTTGTTTGGAGTATTTGCACTATCAGGCAGAgcatg ATGAAGTGAAGACTGTGCTTGCAAAAGCAGCAGTGCCACAAATTCTATGGAGTTTATTGCAGCAGCATAGAGCGCTTGCCGTCGATGAAGAAACGCGCGAACTTATGAAACTAGCGTGTGATCTTATCGCTCTCATTTTGACCGGAG aTGAATCGATGAATATTCTGTATGCGGATGGTTCGggtgaattttatttatcgatGATTGACAGTTTAAGCTCGGACGACGTAGAACTAGCCATAACATCTATATTAGCCATTGGAAATTTCGCTCGTACGGACACTCACTGTATGCATATGATGGATACGGGAGTTTTCGTCAAAttgatgt CAATACTACTTCTGCACAAAAGTCACGAGGACGATATACGACTCCAGCACGTGGTACTCAGCAGTTTGAGAAATTTAGTAATACCACAGAGAAACAAATCTTTAGCAATAAAGCATGGCATTTTGCCGCTGCTCATTGAAATGGTGCCCAACGTTAATCAATATTACGTCGTTTTCAAATTGGTCGCAACGTTGAGAATGCTCGTAGATGGACAag AAAACGTAGCTAAAGATTTACTATCTGTTGACGTTCTGAAAAGAGTATCGGTATGGGGCGCACAATCTGAACATGCAGGAGTATCCGGCGAGGCGTCCCGTCTCCTCGCTAGAATGGTTCGTCAGCTACAATCACAGGAATCGTTGACGAGTATTGTTAAA gttgACGGATGTGTTGCCTGTTTAGTAAACATGTTAGCAGCATCTCACATTATAATGCAGAATGAAGCTATGATTGCTCTCACTATATTGTGTGCTACGATTTTCCGCGATTCGACCGAAGCCCATCAGAATAACAATGAAGAGTCTAGAAAACGAAGTGAACACATTTCCATTTGCGATCAAGACGAGACGCGAAATATTCTCATCGATGGAATACTGAAAGCCGAACTGGCAAAACAGCTAAACATTATGTTGGAAAGAAACCGTCTGAAGGTTCAACCCGAGATTGTggagaatatatgtaaatttatatcgcTTCTTATGATGCACGAGCCACTGAAAGAGCAAATGTCTCAATTGAAAGTGCAAGAATCCATGCAGACCCTTTTAACTGAAAATGATCAGTTGAGTGAGTCGCTTAAAAATTCCATAAGCGATTTAATAGCCAAATTAGATATGACTGGTTGTGAGTCActtcaataa